The following coding sequences are from one Salvia hispanica cultivar TCC Black 2014 chromosome 3, UniMelb_Shisp_WGS_1.0, whole genome shotgun sequence window:
- the LOC125214623 gene encoding formimidoyltransferase-cyclodeaminase-like: MLSQEHTDYTYCSNRYQRSFLFHLIIFLSSHSDMDFNQTFDNDKKKTMKQSMLLCCKVYISESRNDAALDLIERAARRDGETVIVNKFKDDDYNRVRYNLVSYVVHDSLGCPIYTPLQQSVVAMAEAAYEAVNLETHSGAHPRLGVVDDIVCHPLARASLDEAAWLAKTIASDIGSRFQVPVYLYGAAHPTGRALEAIRRELGFYRPNFMGNQWAGWAQPEILPEKPDLGPESVSRARGVAMVGARPWVSTYNVPIMSTDVSATRRIALMVSARGGGLPTVQTLGLVHGEDSTEIACMLLEPNQIGADRVQKQVELLAAGLGLDVEKGYFTDVPPEIIIERYIKSISNDSSP, translated from the exons ATGCTGAGTCAAGAACACACGGATTACACCTACTGTTCCAACAGATATCAAAgatcatttctttttcatttgatcattTTTCTCAGCTCACACAGTGATATGGATTTTAACCAAACTTTTGATAAT GACAAAAAGAAAACGATGAAGCAATCAATGCTGCTTTGCTGCAAGGTCTACATTTCCGAATCAAGGAATGATGCGGCCCTCGATCTGATCGAGCGGGCAGCGAGGCGCGATGGGGAGACCGTGATCGTTAACAAGTTCAAGGACGACGACTACAACAGAGTGCGATACAATCTCGTGTCCTACGTTGTTCATGACAGCTTAGGCTGTCCAATCTACACTCCCCTGCAGCAGAGTGTTGTTGCCATGGCTGAGGCTGCCTATGAAGCCGTGAACCTCGAGACGCACAGCGGGGCCCACCCCCGGCTGGGTGTCGTGGATGACATTGTGTGCCACCCGTTGGCCCGAGCCTCGTTGGACGAAGCTGCCTGGCTTGCAAAGACCATTGCCTCAGATATTGGAAGTAGATTTCAAG TGCCAGTCTACCTATACGGAGCAGCCCACCCGACAGGGAGGGCGCTGGAGGCCATCAGACGTGAGCTCGGCTTCTACCGGCCCAACTTCATGGGCAATCAATGGGCCGGCTGGGCGCAGCCGGAGATTCTGCCAGAGAAACCCGACCTAGGGCCGGAATCCGTCTCACGGGCTCGAGGTGTTGCGATGGTCGGGGCGCGTCCTTGGGTTTCCACCTACAACGTGCCGATCATGTCCACGGACGTCTCTGCCACAAGACGGATAGCTCTCATGGTGAGTGCCCGGGGTGGAGGCCTTCCCACGGTGCAGACACTGGGACTCGTTCACGGGGAGGACTCGACTGAGATAGCTTGTATGCTGCTCGAACCGAACCAGATTGGGGCTGACCGGGTTCAGAAACAGGTGGAGCTGCTGGCTGCAGGATTAGGGCTTGATGTGGAGAAGGGCTACTTCACAGATGTTCCTCCAGAGATAATCATTGAGAGATACATAAAATCCATTTCTAATGATTCTTCTCCTTGA
- the LOC125214622 gene encoding H/ACA ribonucleoprotein complex non-core subunit NAF1-like isoform X2 has translation MVGFLHSPAVEGARAEENEDVTKRATDLLVPELDDIPSSFSDSFLDFEALNGWFTEGPGADMADLRDEICREGVKVEPLSGLGLEDGEIGGVVEKCVVKGSEGVEGDGCERKLGDLGCLIEEQLGKVSLDGAVENLSVPVVASLKCENSGSEEAAVDDKLKSVKMGIGSCGSVKSDGDVLGVGGDENKVDESVDDGDGSGSTSDSSSSSSSSSEDKDDGKKKDKNGESSGDEETEMEDGEIVMSELEEMVSWSDVDDEDGGGGGPIKSKNELEDLPPVPSVNVTLEPRHETLPVGTVLSMIGAQVIVEGVEKHDPLNEGSILWITESRSPLGIIDEIFGPVKNPFYIVRYNSEEEVPTGIQQGTLISFVAEFADHVLNNNNLYQKGYDASNENDEELSEDGEFSDDEKEAEYRRMMKMKKRGTNDSKPNNKRKEKRQQKNQRGNGSWNNNNSTAQTPPGGEGQRFAPRVGTPSNQDSHHQGSLGSRQGSVGDQCVIPPSFPHRPQAQAFPPPNGSWNNGFPQHQQLNANLLAGLPPNGMLWMQQQNLPYLYPTGAPFQQQISMIPGMPPNFNPMAGLPNIGGIIPPWPMDQNASQFGMQGQQGPPRPQFGAQGQQGPQQPQFTAQGQQGPPQPQFAAPGQQVPPQPQFGVQGQQGPPRPQFAAQGQQGPPQPQFGVQGQQGPPRPQFGVEGQQGPPPLPLNGAGEQAVQTQVSPDGQPQPPAMSFNGSRGGGRRGGRRGGRGNHRGRGRYGGGRHS, from the exons CGTTCCGGAGCTGGACGATATCCCCTCTTCGTTTTCCGATTCGTTTCTCGATTTTGAGGCCCTCAACGGCTGGTTCACCGAAGGCCCCGGTGCGGATATGGCTGATTTGAGAG ATGAAATTTGTCGAGAGGGTGTAAAGGTGGAACCTTTGTCGGGTTTAGGGCTGGAAGATGGGGAAATTGGGGGTGTTGTTGAGAAATGTGTTGTAAAGGGTAGTGAGGGAGTTGAAGGTGATGGATGTGAGAGGAAATTGGGGGATTTAGGGTGTTTGATTGAGGAGCAGCTTGGGAAAGTGAGCTTAGATGGTGCAGTAGAAAATTTAAGTGTTCCTGTTGTTGCTTCACTGAAATGTGAGAATAGTGGTAGTGAAGAAGCTGCGGTTGATGACAAGTTGAAGAGTGTGAAAATGGGGATTGGCAGTTGTGGTAGTGTGAAGAGTGATGGTGATGTGTTAGGAGTTGGTGGGGATGAGAATAAAGTTGATGAGAGTGTGGATGATGGAGATGGGAGTGGGAGCACCTCGGATTCGTCGTCCTCGTCATCTAGTAGTAGTGAGGATAAGGATGATGGTAAAAAGAAGGACAAGAATGGAGAGAGTAGTGGTGATGAAGAGACTGAGATGGAGGATGGTGAGATTGTGATGTCGGAGCTAGAAGAGATGGTTTCGTGGAGTGACGTTGATGATGAGGATGGTGGTGGAGGCGGACCAATCAAATCTAAGAATGAGCTTGAG GATCTGCCTCCAGTTCCTTCTGTTAATGTGACCTTGGAACCACGTCATGAAACCCTTCCAGTTGGAACAGTTTTGTCG ATGATTGGCGCCCAAGTGATTGTGGAAGGAGTCGAGAAACACGATCCTCTCAACGAGGGCTCAATTCTTTGGATTACTGAGAGCAGATCACCGCTGGGGATTATTGATGAAATCTTTGGGCCCGTCAAGAACCCTTTCTACATTGTGAGATACAACTCCGAGGAGGAAGTCCCCACAGGGATCCAGCAAGGCACCTTGATCTCGTTTGTTGCAGAGTTTGCAGATCATGTACTCAATAACAATAATCTCTACCAGAAAGGGTATGATGCATCTAATGAGAACGATGAAGAGCTGTCTGAGGATGGTGAATTTTCAGATGACGAGAAAGAGGCTGAGTACAGGAgaatgatgaagatgaagaaaaggGGAACGAATGATTCCAAGCCCAATAACAAGAGGAAGGAGAAACGGCAGCAGAAGAATCAGAGAGGGAACGGGAGCTGGAACAATAACAATTCTACTGCACAAACTCCTCCAGGTGGCGAAGGCCAACGTTTCGCTCCTCGTGTTGGAACACCGTCAAACCAAGACAGTCATCACCAAGGCTCACTGGGCTCTAGACAGGGTTCTGTTGGTGATCAATGCGTGATTCCTCCTTCATTCCCACATAGGCCTCAAGCACAAGCATTTCCTCCTCCGAATGGAAGTTGGAACAATGGGTTTCCACAACATCAGCAGCTAAATGCAAACCTTCTTGCTGGACTGCCTCCGAACGGCATGCTGTGGATGCAGCAGCAAAACCTACCGTACCTGTACCCGACCGGTGCACCATTTCAACAGCAAATCAGTATGATACCCGGAATGCCACCAAACTTCAATCCAATGGCTGGACTACCAAATATTGGTGGGATAATTCCACCTTGGCCTATGGATCAGAATGCATCGCAGTTTGGAATGCAGGGCCAGCAAGGTCCACCACGGCCACAGTTTGGAGCGCAGGGCCAGCAAGGTCCACAACAGCCACAGTTTACAGCGCAGGGCCAGCAAGGTCCACCACAGCCACAGTTTGCAGCGCCGGGCCAGCAAGTTCCACCACAGCCACAGTTTGGAGTGCAGGGCCAGCAAGGTCCACCACGGCCACAGTTTGCAGCTCAGGGCCAGCAAGGTCCACCACAGCCTCAGTTTGGAGTGCAGGGCCAGCAAGGTCCCCCACGGCCTCAGTTTGGAGTTGAGGGCCAGCAAGGTCCACCGCCACTGCCTCTGAATGGTGCTGGAGAGCAAGCAGTTCAGACTCAGGTATCTCCAGATGGTCAGCCACAGCCTCCAGCCATGAGTTTCAATGGAAGCCGTGGTGGTGGCCGTCGTGGCGGCCGTCGTGGTGGAAGAGGGAATCACAGAGGCCGTGGGCGTTATGGTGGTGGCAGGCATTCTTGA
- the LOC125214622 gene encoding H/ACA ribonucleoprotein complex non-core subunit NAF1-like isoform X1 yields MVGFLHSPAVEGARAEENEDVTKRATDLLVPELDDIPSSFSDSFLDFEALNGWFTEGPGADMADLRGELVDVKKEFDVLGEEIADIKKEFDVLADEICREGVKVEPLSGLGLEDGEIGGVVEKCVVKGSEGVEGDGCERKLGDLGCLIEEQLGKVSLDGAVENLSVPVVASLKCENSGSEEAAVDDKLKSVKMGIGSCGSVKSDGDVLGVGGDENKVDESVDDGDGSGSTSDSSSSSSSSSEDKDDGKKKDKNGESSGDEETEMEDGEIVMSELEEMVSWSDVDDEDGGGGGPIKSKNELEDLPPVPSVNVTLEPRHETLPVGTVLSMIGAQVIVEGVEKHDPLNEGSILWITESRSPLGIIDEIFGPVKNPFYIVRYNSEEEVPTGIQQGTLISFVAEFADHVLNNNNLYQKGYDASNENDEELSEDGEFSDDEKEAEYRRMMKMKKRGTNDSKPNNKRKEKRQQKNQRGNGSWNNNNSTAQTPPGGEGQRFAPRVGTPSNQDSHHQGSLGSRQGSVGDQCVIPPSFPHRPQAQAFPPPNGSWNNGFPQHQQLNANLLAGLPPNGMLWMQQQNLPYLYPTGAPFQQQISMIPGMPPNFNPMAGLPNIGGIIPPWPMDQNASQFGMQGQQGPPRPQFGAQGQQGPQQPQFTAQGQQGPPQPQFAAPGQQVPPQPQFGVQGQQGPPRPQFAAQGQQGPPQPQFGVQGQQGPPRPQFGVEGQQGPPPLPLNGAGEQAVQTQVSPDGQPQPPAMSFNGSRGGGRRGGRRGGRGNHRGRGRYGGGRHS; encoded by the exons CGTTCCGGAGCTGGACGATATCCCCTCTTCGTTTTCCGATTCGTTTCTCGATTTTGAGGCCCTCAACGGCTGGTTCACCGAAGGCCCCGGTGCGGATATGGCTGATTTGAGAGGTGAATTAGTTGATGTTAAGAAGGAATTTGATGTTTTGGGAGAGGAAATAGCTGATATTAAGAAGGAATTTGATGTTTTGGCAGATGAAATTTGTCGAGAGGGTGTAAAGGTGGAACCTTTGTCGGGTTTAGGGCTGGAAGATGGGGAAATTGGGGGTGTTGTTGAGAAATGTGTTGTAAAGGGTAGTGAGGGAGTTGAAGGTGATGGATGTGAGAGGAAATTGGGGGATTTAGGGTGTTTGATTGAGGAGCAGCTTGGGAAAGTGAGCTTAGATGGTGCAGTAGAAAATTTAAGTGTTCCTGTTGTTGCTTCACTGAAATGTGAGAATAGTGGTAGTGAAGAAGCTGCGGTTGATGACAAGTTGAAGAGTGTGAAAATGGGGATTGGCAGTTGTGGTAGTGTGAAGAGTGATGGTGATGTGTTAGGAGTTGGTGGGGATGAGAATAAAGTTGATGAGAGTGTGGATGATGGAGATGGGAGTGGGAGCACCTCGGATTCGTCGTCCTCGTCATCTAGTAGTAGTGAGGATAAGGATGATGGTAAAAAGAAGGACAAGAATGGAGAGAGTAGTGGTGATGAAGAGACTGAGATGGAGGATGGTGAGATTGTGATGTCGGAGCTAGAAGAGATGGTTTCGTGGAGTGACGTTGATGATGAGGATGGTGGTGGAGGCGGACCAATCAAATCTAAGAATGAGCTTGAG GATCTGCCTCCAGTTCCTTCTGTTAATGTGACCTTGGAACCACGTCATGAAACCCTTCCAGTTGGAACAGTTTTGTCG ATGATTGGCGCCCAAGTGATTGTGGAAGGAGTCGAGAAACACGATCCTCTCAACGAGGGCTCAATTCTTTGGATTACTGAGAGCAGATCACCGCTGGGGATTATTGATGAAATCTTTGGGCCCGTCAAGAACCCTTTCTACATTGTGAGATACAACTCCGAGGAGGAAGTCCCCACAGGGATCCAGCAAGGCACCTTGATCTCGTTTGTTGCAGAGTTTGCAGATCATGTACTCAATAACAATAATCTCTACCAGAAAGGGTATGATGCATCTAATGAGAACGATGAAGAGCTGTCTGAGGATGGTGAATTTTCAGATGACGAGAAAGAGGCTGAGTACAGGAgaatgatgaagatgaagaaaaggGGAACGAATGATTCCAAGCCCAATAACAAGAGGAAGGAGAAACGGCAGCAGAAGAATCAGAGAGGGAACGGGAGCTGGAACAATAACAATTCTACTGCACAAACTCCTCCAGGTGGCGAAGGCCAACGTTTCGCTCCTCGTGTTGGAACACCGTCAAACCAAGACAGTCATCACCAAGGCTCACTGGGCTCTAGACAGGGTTCTGTTGGTGATCAATGCGTGATTCCTCCTTCATTCCCACATAGGCCTCAAGCACAAGCATTTCCTCCTCCGAATGGAAGTTGGAACAATGGGTTTCCACAACATCAGCAGCTAAATGCAAACCTTCTTGCTGGACTGCCTCCGAACGGCATGCTGTGGATGCAGCAGCAAAACCTACCGTACCTGTACCCGACCGGTGCACCATTTCAACAGCAAATCAGTATGATACCCGGAATGCCACCAAACTTCAATCCAATGGCTGGACTACCAAATATTGGTGGGATAATTCCACCTTGGCCTATGGATCAGAATGCATCGCAGTTTGGAATGCAGGGCCAGCAAGGTCCACCACGGCCACAGTTTGGAGCGCAGGGCCAGCAAGGTCCACAACAGCCACAGTTTACAGCGCAGGGCCAGCAAGGTCCACCACAGCCACAGTTTGCAGCGCCGGGCCAGCAAGTTCCACCACAGCCACAGTTTGGAGTGCAGGGCCAGCAAGGTCCACCACGGCCACAGTTTGCAGCTCAGGGCCAGCAAGGTCCACCACAGCCTCAGTTTGGAGTGCAGGGCCAGCAAGGTCCCCCACGGCCTCAGTTTGGAGTTGAGGGCCAGCAAGGTCCACCGCCACTGCCTCTGAATGGTGCTGGAGAGCAAGCAGTTCAGACTCAGGTATCTCCAGATGGTCAGCCACAGCCTCCAGCCATGAGTTTCAATGGAAGCCGTGGTGGTGGCCGTCGTGGCGGCCGTCGTGGTGGAAGAGGGAATCACAGAGGCCGTGGGCGTTATGGTGGTGGCAGGCATTCTTGA